In the genome of Streptomyces sp. NBC_00259, the window GGGCGTCAGAAGGAGACAGAGACATGAACAAGCTGATGCGACGCATAGCCATCACCACGATCTCGGTGGCTCTGGCCGGCACCACCGTCGTGGGCACCACCGGCTCCGCGTCGGCGGCCCCCCGCGCCACCGCACAGGAGCAGCGGGACGTCAGCACCGTTGTCGCCGACCGGCACGGCGGGCGCCACGACCAGGAGGGTCGTTGGCGCTGGGACCCCGAGCGCTGGGACCGCGACCAGGCCGGCTTCTGGTACTGGCACGGCAACGACCGCCACCACTATTGGTTCGACGGGCACCGCTACTTCCGCTGGATCGGCGGCGAGTGGATCGTCTTCGTGCCGACCGGCCACCACCACGGTGACGTCGACTGGCACGCCGACCAGGTCCTCGACAGCGAGAACCACCACACGCCCAAGCGCTGAACCGGACCTCGTCCGACACGGCCGACGACCGCGCGGATGTCACGTCGAGGCACTGCCTCCACGCGACACCGAAGCACGCCCGATGCACATCCCGGAGTACAGCATGTTCACCACCACGCTCTTCATGGCCATCAACCATCTGCAGTCCACGACGAAGACCGGCGGAACCGGCCGCCACCGCGGTCGGCGTGCCGACGAACCCCTCCTGGCCTCCCTCCACCTCCACGGCCACGGCAGGCACCGCCGCATGCTGATGTCCGACCTGCAGGAGAGCGCCGCGAGCAGCTGAACGGCGGACGACGCGCTCGGAATCCGAACGCACCGGCCGCGGCCGGTGCGTTCGTCGCTGTCACGACGCGATCGGCTCCACCCAGACGATCTTGCCGTCGTCCGTGTAGCGGGTCCCCCACCGTTCGGAGCACCGTGCGACGAGGAGCAGCCCGCGACCACCCTCGTCGGTGGTGCGGGCGTGCCGCAGCCGCGGAGACGTGCTGCTGCCGTCGGACACCTCGCAGGTCAGGACGTCGTTGCGGACGAGGCGGAGCGTCACGGGCGGCTTGCCGTGCCGGATGGCGTTGGTGACGAGTTCACTGACGATGAGTTCCGTGGCGAACGCCGTGTCGCTCATGTCCCACGACGCGAGCTGCCCGGTGACGAGTTTCCGGGCCTCGGAGACGACGGCCGGATCGCTCGGCAGGTCCCACGACGCCACGTGGTTCGGGCCGAGCGCGTGGGTGCGGGCGACCAGCACGGCGGCGTCGTCATGAGGCCGGGCCGGGACGAGTGTCTCGGTCACCGCTCTGCACAACGCCTGCACGGAGCCGGAAGGCCGGGCGAGCAGAGTGGCCAGTCGCTGCTGGACCGGACCGCCCGGCCCCTGATCCAGGCCCCGCTTCCCTTCCTGTTCCTGGTGCTTCTGGTCCTGGTCCTGTTGGAGGAGCCCTGGCGTGTAGAGCACGAGCGTCGAGTTCTCGGGCAGTTCGAAGTCCACTCTGCCGAACGGTGCGCCGGGGCAGCACAGTCCCTCGCCGGCCGGCCGGTCAAGTGTCCTCACCGTGCCGTCCGGGTGCACGACCACGGGCCAGGGATGACCGGCGCTGGAGACCGAGCAGCGCCGGGACACGGGGTCGTAGATCAGGTAGAGGCAGGTGGCACCGCACTCCGGCCCCTGGGCGGACGTCGCGTCGTCTGGTGCCGTCCGTGGCCGGCCGTTGGTCCCGCGGTTGTTCAGCATGGACCTGCGCACCACGTCGTCGAGCCGGGCGAGCAGTTCATCCGGTTCCAGGTCCAGGTCCGACAGCGTGTGCACAGCGGCGCGGAGGCGTCCCGCGGCGGCCGCGGGCTGGATGCCGCGGCCCGGCACGCGGCCTGCCGCGAGGGCCACGCGAGCGCCGGAGAGCGGCAGGGCGTCGACCCAGTCGCCGCCGGACCCGGCGTGCACGTACGTGTGCGCCACGTCCATCGCCTCGTGCGAGGGAAGTCCGCCCGGACGCAGAACATGCTGCAGCGTCACCAGGGAGTTGTGCTCGCGCAGATGGCGACGGGCGTTGTCCAGGCAGGCGGCCGTGCGTCGGGCGAGCCCCGTGGCCAGGGTCAGATCGTCGGGCCCGAACGGCCTGCGCTCCCCCCAGCGGCAGAACGTGGCCAGTCCGAGGCAACGGTCCTGGGCGACCAGTGGCGCGACGATCAGCGAATGGACCTCTTCTCCCTGGGGGATCCACAAGCCCAGCAACGCCCGCTGCCCTTCGGGGCCCAGCGGGTCGACCAGGCGCGGTGTGAGGTCGGCGAGCGCCTCGACAGTGGACACCGGGGCGCCGCCGCCGGCGGTGTCGCTGCCGGTGCCCGGAGCCTCGTCGCTCCGGATCCGGGAGGCGGCCCGTCGCAGCTGGGCGCCGGGCCGTACGGGGCCGCGGTCGACGTCCTCGCCCGCGAGCACCGCCTGCAGGACGTCGACCGCGATGCCGTCGGCCGGTACCGGCACCGAGACCTCCGCCAGACTCCGGGCGGTGTCCAGCGCGTCGAGTGTCGACCCGATCCGGTCGCTGGCCTCGGCCAGTACGGTCAGCCGCTCCTGGGCCAGATAGCGAGCGGTGACGTCGACGGTGGCGTCCGCTATGCCCAGGATCCGGCCCTCGCCGTCCTCCAGACGGAAGATGGCGGTCGAGTAGACGTGCTCGTGCAGGGGATCGCCGGGCGGTCGCATGTGCTTCTCCACGCCGATGGCCGGCTGCCCGGTGGCGAGCACCTCCTCCATCACCCGCTCCACCGTCTCCGCGGCGAAGCCCGGCCACACCTCGGTGGGGCGTCTGCCCGAGGCCTCCTCGACCGAGGTGCCCTGCATGCCTTCGGCCGCTGCGTTGAACCGGATGAGCCGCAGCTGCGGGTCGAGGACGTACAGGCCCATGGGAGAGAGCGTGAACAGCGTCTCGAGAAGGGCCCGCTCAAGCTCGTCCGGTCCGTCCGGTCCCGCGGGCTCGGCGGCCGTGATCACCACGTCCCAGCTCGTGTCCGCCTCACCCGGCCGCTCGGGGCGGACGGTCAGCCGGCACCTCAGCAGGGTGCCGTCGCGGCGCCGCAGCACGACCTCGGCCTCGGTGCCCGCGGCGGCCGGCGAGTCCTTGGCGAGGGCCGTCACGGCCAGCAGGTCGGCCGCCGAACGCCCCAGCACCGCTTGGCCCTGGTGACCGAGGAGAGCCTCGGCCTCGGGGCTCCAGCCGATCAACGTGCCCTGCCGGTCGACCACGACATGGGCCGCGTGCCCCGCCCCGGGCTCGCCGGGCGGGCCGCTCCGGCCGGTGACATGGCATGCGCGCATGGTGATCAACCCTCACTCGCCCAGGGGGCATCGCACGCATCCCAGTGTCCTCCACGCCGGCCGTCGTCGACATCGGAGCGGCTCTGCCGGACGACCGCTGCAGCCTGCGGTCAGAACAAGGGCAAAACGGCGAAGTTGCGGTGGAACACGTCGTCCGGATCCCATGCCGCCCTGAGGTCACCCGCACCGGCACCCGATGATCCGTAGCCCCGGAGTTCCCCGGCGCCAGTCCAACTCCCGTCCCTCTCGCCCCCCTTACAAGTCCGGCGATGCCGCCACCCCATGCCGACGCGGGACAATCAGCCCAACTCAACTATTTTCATAGCGCGATGATTATCGCCTTGATAACATCTGTGCGTGAATGCAGAAGCGAACGCGGTGAACGACGGGCAGCGCGACCCCTTGGACCGGCTGGGATTCCTCCTGGCCCGACATGGCGCCATCACGGACAGCCGAGTCCGCCACGCGTTCGAGACCTGCGGACTGGCTCCCCGGGAGGGCGCGACCCTGATCCTGCTGGGCAAGTCCGGATTCATGAGCCAGCAGGCCCTCGCGGCGGCACTCGAAGTCGACCCCAGCGTGATGGTCGGGATCCTGAACGAACTGGAATCCGCCCGACTCCTGGAACGCCGGCGAGACCCGTCCGACCGCCGCCGGCACATCGTGACCCTCACCGAGGAGGGACGTCGCACCCTCACGAAGGCCCACGAAGCCGTGGCCGACGTGGAGCGGGAACTGTTCGGAGACCTCTCCCCGGAGGAGATCGCCACCCTGCGCGGCCTACTGGCCCGGATCCGGACGAGCCCCGGCGACGCCGCCTGCTCCGAGTAGCAGCAGCGAGACGATGGTCACAGCACCAAAATCCTTGATGCCCATAAATCATCCTGTACCTTAAATCTTGCAGTGCCGCTCCGGTAGGCGCCGCAGGAACGTCCAGGGGCTTGAGCGGAGCCGCCGGCAAGTACTCGCGGCGGGCGGACCGGCCGGGGCCGGCACTGCCCGGGGCCCGCAGAGGGCCGCAGGACCTGCGCCATGCAGGGGCATGGAGGCGCAGGCAGGCCGCACCCAAGGGACGGGGTGACGGCCGCGGGACACGGCATCCCCGTGTCCGCAGGGGCGGTGTCCCCCGCGCTTGGGAAGCGCCGGGAGCGGATGCCGCCCCTCGTACCGTCCGTACCCGGAATCACGGCAGATCGCCGCCATTGCCTGCCAGGACGCTGCGGTCGTTCACCAACCGCCCGGCCGTCACTGCTCGGTGCATACCGGGTCCCCCGGAGTGGTACGAACCTTGGCCAGCAGACCGCGGAGCGCCGTCAGCTCTTCGGGCGAGAGATCGGCGAAGAGGCCGTGCTCGACCTCGGTCACCGCGTCCTGGGCCTTGGTCAGCAGGTCGCGTCCCTCCTTCGTGATCGCCACGATGTGGCGGCGACGGTCGGCGGGGTCGCGGCGGCGCTCCACGAGTCGTGCGGACTCGAGGTCGTTCAGGATCGCGACCATGATGCTGGGGTCCACTTCAAGCGTCGCAGCGAGGGCCTGCTGCCCCATGGACCCCGCCTTGCCCAGCAGCATCAGCGTCGTGCCCTGGCGCACCGCAAGCCCACACGACTCGAAGGCGTGGTGAACGCGGCTGTTCGCGATGGCGCCGTTCCGCGCCAGCAGGAAGCCGAGCTGATCCAGCGGGTCACTCTCGGCCGCATCGGCCACGGCTTCGTTCACGGTCATGCCTACATGCTATCAAAGTCACGATCATCTGGCCGATTCAATCATTGATATTCTCTCATTACCCCTCCATCGCCGAGGCGCGACCCCTCGGCCCCGAGCTGCCGGGAGGTCTGCAGGGCGGTCCGCGACATCGCGGCCGGACTGGTCTCGGCGACTCATCCGGCTCGGTGGACGTGCCACCCGCGCGGTAGCGTGGCGAGGTGGGCGAGTCCGAGGAGTTGAGCGAGCGGGAGCGACGTGCCTGGCACGGCTTCCTCACGATGCAGGAGGGCGTCCGCCGCCGCCTGAATCGCCAATTGCTCCGTGACTTCGGCCCGTCGGTGGCGGACGACGCCATTCTGAGCACGAAGAGGACGCCCGCGGCAGCCACATCGCCCTCACCGACGCGGGACGTGAGGCCATCGCGAAGGCCATGCCACTGCACCTGAAGTACGTGCGGCGCCTCTTCCTCGACGTACTCAGCCCTCGGCAGCTCGATGTGCCGGCCGCCGTGTCGGACTCCGTGCCGGAGAACCTGGTCGGCGGTCACGGTCACGGTGGCGGCCAGTGCGGTGCCTCCGCCTGCCGTACCGCCCGCCCCACCCTCGGAAACCGCGTGAACAAAGGAAAGACCATGGAGCACGACCAGGGGGCCGGCCCCATCACCTCGTCCACCAATGACGCTCTGTTCGGAGACGTCCATGTCTCACTGGACACCCGGGAAGGGGTCGTGACCGTCGACGGCGAGGGAATCCCGTCGATCGTCATCCGCCGGGCCGGCGGCACCGAGGCGGACGACCACACCCCGGTCGGCACCCGGGA includes:
- a CDS encoding SpoIIE family protein phosphatase, giving the protein MRACHVTGRSGPPGEPGAGHAAHVVVDRQGTLIGWSPEAEALLGHQGQAVLGRSAADLLAVTALAKDSPAAAGTEAEVVLRRRDGTLLRCRLTVRPERPGEADTSWDVVITAAEPAGPDGPDELERALLETLFTLSPMGLYVLDPQLRLIRFNAAAEGMQGTSVEEASGRRPTEVWPGFAAETVERVMEEVLATGQPAIGVEKHMRPPGDPLHEHVYSTAIFRLEDGEGRILGIADATVDVTARYLAQERLTVLAEASDRIGSTLDALDTARSLAEVSVPVPADGIAVDVLQAVLAGEDVDRGPVRPGAQLRRAASRIRSDEAPGTGSDTAGGGAPVSTVEALADLTPRLVDPLGPEGQRALLGLWIPQGEEVHSLIVAPLVAQDRCLGLATFCRWGERRPFGPDDLTLATGLARRTAACLDNARRHLREHNSLVTLQHVLRPGGLPSHEAMDVAHTYVHAGSGGDWVDALPLSGARVALAAGRVPGRGIQPAAAAGRLRAAVHTLSDLDLEPDELLARLDDVVRRSMLNNRGTNGRPRTAPDDATSAQGPECGATCLYLIYDPVSRRCSVSSAGHPWPVVVHPDGTVRTLDRPAGEGLCCPGAPFGRVDFELPENSTLVLYTPGLLQQDQDQKHQEQEGKRGLDQGPGGPVQQRLATLLARPSGSVQALCRAVTETLVPARPHDDAAVLVARTHALGPNHVASWDLPSDPAVVSEARKLVTGQLASWDMSDTAFATELIVSELVTNAIRHGKPPVTLRLVRNDVLTCEVSDGSSTSPRLRHARTTDEGGRGLLLVARCSERWGTRYTDDGKIVWVEPIAS
- a CDS encoding MarR family winged helix-turn-helix transcriptional regulator, encoding MNAEANAVNDGQRDPLDRLGFLLARHGAITDSRVRHAFETCGLAPREGATLILLGKSGFMSQQALAAALEVDPSVMVGILNELESARLLERRRDPSDRRRHIVTLTEEGRRTLTKAHEAVADVERELFGDLSPEEIATLRGLLARIRTSPGDAACSE
- a CDS encoding MarR family winged helix-turn-helix transcriptional regulator — protein: MTVNEAVADAAESDPLDQLGFLLARNGAIANSRVHHAFESCGLAVRQGTTLMLLGKAGSMGQQALAATLEVDPSIMVAILNDLESARLVERRRDPADRRRHIVAITKEGRDLLTKAQDAVTEVEHGLFADLSPEELTALRGLLAKVRTTPGDPVCTEQ